aatctctcgagaaccctttcaatatacctcttctgagaaagatgtacaacatcgtcttctcttgaaatctccataccaaggattttctttgcagctcctaaatccttcatgtcaaattccttactcaatagtttcttcaaagcatttatctctgtaatgttgttagcagcaataagcatatcatcaacatacaacagtaaataaatcattgagttaccagacatcttcttgtgatacacacaactatcaaatgcactccttgagaattcatgtgtagtcatgaatgcatcaaacctcttgtaccactgtctaggggattgcttcaaaccatacaaagacttctttagttggcatacgtgatcttcttttccctcagctaggaaaccttcaggttgatccatatagattgtctcttctagatcaccgtgtaagaaagcagttttgacatcaagctgttgaagctccaagtcaaattgtgcaaccaatgctagtagcacgcgaattgagctatgcttcacgaccggagagaaaatctcattgtagtcaattccctccttttggctgaaaccttttgcaaccaatctcgccttgaacctaacatcttccacttcagaaattccctctttctttcggtagacccacttgcatccaactgtcctcttccccttttgtcttttcactaagacccatgtctgattcttgtgaagagactccatctcttcagtcatggctaaccgccattgtgcggcatccttgcaagaagttgcttcaatatacgaggagggctccagatctttaatctcttcttgtgcagctacgaacgcatatgcaatcaagtttgcttgatttataaggcgttccggttctcgtgtttgcctcttctccctccccttcgcaattgtgtatggttcattgacagcaagttcttcaacgcctacatcttctgactcatctttaacctgagtctcttgatccttttccttggcaagctccaccggaagctccacctgctcgttgttcttgtttcctgaaaactccacggaaactttacggggatcaagtatagaggattcatcgaaggtgacatctctactaactataaatttgagtaaagacaaacaccaaagtttgtacccttttactccatccacataccctacgaatatggccttcttagcccttggttcaagctttccttcattaacgtgataataagctggacacccaaatactcgtaagtatgaatagttagagggttcacctgaccatacctcattcggagtcttaaagtcaattgccgatgctggagatcgattgacaatatgagcagcagtgtgaactgcttcagcccaaaatactttggacattttggcttgtaggagcatacaacgagccttttcaagaagagttctgttcattctctcggcaactccattctgctgtggggtatgcctgacagtcctatgtcttgagatcccatgaaccttgcagaattcattatactcttcattgcaaaactccaagccattgtctgtgcgaagatacttgattttccgctccatttgattttcaatcaaaatcttccactctttaaatgcttcaaaagcatcactttttgccttcaaaaaatacacccaaacctttcgtgagaaatcatcaataaaaatgagaagatacctctttccgcccttcgatggaagtttagaaggaccccataaatctgaatggatgtagtctagcactcctcttgtcttgtgtttgccagtgctgaagctgaccttcttctgcttccctagaacgcagtgctcacagaagtcaagcgtgctgatcttctcaccttccaaaagtttacgattgctcaacatctccagtccacgtgcgctcatatgacccagtctcatgtgccatagtcttgccttgtcatcattagataactgcactgtagatgcatttgcagagccaacaatggtgcttccggccaatgtgtaaaggccattctccagcttgcctttcagcatgactaaagaacctttagtcaccttcatagttcctgcttcgctcatgtacctgtagccttgttcatccagagtacccaaggagatcaaattcttcttcagatcaggaacatgacggacttgtgtaatagtcctcacgattccatcatggcagcgaacccgaactgagccaatgccaactattgcacaagttgcattattgcccattactacggttcctccacttttctcgtagctgctaaaccagtcttttcggaacgtcatatgcagagtacaagcagagtctaacacccatttgttttcataactactattattattacacgatgttgttagtacataatcattatcaaaattatgtacctgttcaactgtagatgcactcgccttttccttggactttgacattgggcaatctcgttcaaagtgccccttcttgccacaaccccaacactctgtattcttcttgttcacacgagactttgatctgtgctttgatttggtctttccctgttggctagtccggcctcttacaaagaggccacttgcctggtcatctctatctccttcaatgtgcctccgcacatcactagagttaagtgcctgccgcacttgctcaagcttgataggctccttgctatacatcattgaattctcaatatcacgatatcctgaagtcaatgaaaatagcaaagcacatgcaagcgtctcctcctcccttttaattcctgcaatctgtaagtccatgacaagtttattaaacgcatctaaatgatcttgtaacgaagtacctgaccccatcttaaatgtgtgaagacgccgttgtaacaacattcttgttgtcactgatcggtcttggtatagcccttctagcttttcccacaactgtttggccgtctcttcggtacccgtactcacttcacaaagcacgttaggtgcaagggatagttggattgcactcaatgcatccccttcaatcttctccttgtcgggagctgatatatccgtaggatactttctgtcaatagcatggattgaaccttccctccgcagtaacgccatcatctggatcttccagatattgaagttgttgcgtccattgaatctatcaatttcaaacttcatggaactcatatttgcttgttcttcctccttggatcgttaaaggatcctgtcgctctgataccaattgttagcggaaacgtaaaagaaagaacacaagatttaacgtggttcggatcaaaataatcctacgtccaccagagaacaattgtccttttaatattaacaaaggaaggggagatttcccaattacacttaagagaatttctctcttaactctctactcactacaatgtattgtattattttgggatgatttctacaagtgaaggagtgcatctatttatagaggtaaagacctcctcttgatgtcattgctgacatcaaactacctcctcttgatgtcatgggtgacatcaaaggaggaagcttcctcctagcatccacaccaactctttccaccaactcttccaattggcatgccattgttgactaaacataaaccaacattttcagcatgccattgttaactaaacataaaccaacattttcaatctccaccttggtttgcgtttcgagcgtgtgaacaactctggccaaaacttctaagcttactgggcaaccccgttgtaagaaacaagaagaatcaaaccattgttgaacataccacctccacctagcaactgttctcttcggagttgcatcagttgatgcacacccccgccaagtccttgcagtgtgcaaacttagcgagcgggactatcttggtcaacatgtctgcagcattatcgtctgtgataaccttcacgaccttgatagttccctcatcaataacatctcgaataaaatgaaatctgacatcaatgtgtttagtgcatTTTGTCGTTTGACGTGGGGTATCGAAGTGAGAATTGAAAGCTCATGTCGTTTCTCGTCGTCTACTCTCcgaaaaatgaggggactatctgtatacgggtaaaacATGTCTCGTAGTACATCCCGGTCTCCGACATGATAAGCCAAGCTCGAGATATGGTAACAGGAGTCCTCGACCGAGGTAGAGATCTCATCAATTTTGAGTTCGGACCATAACACCCGCCCTCGAGGATATCAGGGCCGTGATTCAAGATCGGTCCTGGCCTTGTTCAACTTCGAAGAAACGTTGTTAGGTAGACAAGCTCGACCAATAGAAGGCCGTGATATCCGTGACCGACCGAATATCACGGCGGGGATCTCATCATATATCGACGTGAGATTGACAATTAGTTAATTAGggaatttttaccttttatagagttGTACCTAATATAGGACTCTCGTACTATATAAAATGGGTCTCATTACTCGTAAAAGACATTATAACGCGCATTCCAAAGCAATatattactccctctgtttcaaattagatgagatactttcctttttagtttgttccaaaataaatgacacatttctaaatatggaaataattcaactttaaactcttcattttacccttgatgagaaacttttataaccatacaaatgtcatggccccacaaagcttttaccccttaagctattaagaacataaatttcaaaagtcttctttttATCCTTAAACtctgtgccgagtcaaactatctcatctaaattgaaacggaaggaGTATTATTTCTCTCTTTAAGCTCTTATTCTATTGTATCTTTATACTGATCGAAGGGTATCCGGTTCGAGGGTGGCTGACCTTCCAAAACTGAAATTATCCCATTTGTgtggtttgaatttactttatcatTGTTTATTTCAATTACAATTCAATTTATGACTTTTGTGTCAAGTTaatccacgtatccttaaaacgaGTTACGAATTCAATTGTTATCtaattttgagggtaaacaattAGAACCATACGTTTAATTAATATTGCACTGTTCTATACTAAAAGTCTAACATCGTATTAGTAAGGCAGTAGTATTCCATCCGTATAATGCCTTTTCCCCTAATATTACAAATCAAACGACAAATCATGTTCCTTTGTGGAGCGGAGCTAAATCTTCCTCCCTTCAAATAATTTGCAATTAGAACACTCTTAGAAATGATTTCCCACCAAATTGAGGCACTTTTCCAACGGTCTAAAACgactcttcatcttctccaacttCATTCTCTAATAATCAAAATAGCTCTTGATCACGACGAATATCGTCTTTCCCAGTTCATATCCTTCTCATCTTCAATATCTCTCCAATTCTGTCGCACAATCTTCGATAATTCTCCAATTACTCCACCAATCTTCGCTTGGAACACACTGATGAGAGAATATTCAAAAAGCTCCACGAAAATTGAGTCCGTGAAGCTCTTTAATCAGCTTCAAAGAACGGAATTAAAGCCAGATAAATTCACATTACCTATTGTGCTAAAATCTTGTGGGCATTGTTTGATGATTGGAACTGGTGGGTCGTTGCATTCAATGGCTTTCAAGTCCGGTTTCAGTTCGGACATACATGTGAGCAATACCCTAATGAGAATGTATGCAGTATTTGGTGCGATCGGGTATGCTCGGCGACTGTTTGATGAAATGCTTGAGAGGGATATAGTTTCTTGGAGTTCTATGATAGCCGCTTATGTTCATTGGTATGCGATATTTTTTTTCAGTAAGATCTGTTATTGCCTCATTCTTGGTAGACCATCTTAAGAAGATTGAAACCTTTTTGTATTAGGAAATTCTTAATCTTAATAATTTTTAGTTTGTCCTGAGGCTACTTAGGAGGTGGGGTCAAATATGCAGAGCAGATATGCACAACTTTTTGACATTTCAGGTACATTTGTAAACTTGTTGGAGGAAGATTGTTtctttaagaggtggagaatgtcacgacccaaccgTTTATTTTGAGTTCGAGAACCTCatttccctatttgagacttTCCGTCGGTTCATCTGATATTTTATGACTTGTGCGTATAGGAGGTCCTTATCCTGAGAGGTTCGAGAATAATATGAAATGCATAGTTCCTAACTAGAGGTTTTACGTTAAGGGATTTTATGAaagtcaacattttaggtaagaTATGGGTGGCACAACCTAGTAGCTTGGGTccacaaccctatatatgtgttaagaaattcattaaatatataaaaaaatcaaattcagAATCCTACTAGCAGTTGAGGTTGCTGTACTAGATTTCAAAACCCATAAAGTTCAAATCCTTGGTCCGCCTCTAATGTTCACATAGGATTGTTATGGCGTGTTGAACACAACTAGATGTATAGGATATGGGCTTGTGATATATTTAGCTTATTTGTGAAAAGTCTTATTTCTTTCTAATAAACTCTGTTATACTcaaacattatcaaataaaatgaAGCTTAGAGTGTATGTGTATATTTTATTCTTAGATTTCAGTTTGTTCTTATTTCTCTTACTCAAATATTTCTTCTACATACTGaggtaatttttttttcttcatattgcTTTGGATCGGGCTTTTTATTGTGTTATGTATTTATTTGttttcagatttttcttctttctcctccTAAATATATTTCATATATCTATATATTACTCCGGAATCGGGCTTCTAGTTATGTTTTGTAATGTGGGTGAACACAGAACAAAAATAAAAGCTTTGGGTAAATTTTTGAGTGCCTCAAGTTTACTACTTCCAGAAAACAAGTTTAAGTATCATCTTATGAGAAACTTCTAAGGGCTAAACTTGTTTTGCTAGGTCTGACTGCTGACACATAATAGGTGTCAGTTTCCATGAATAATGTAATTTTGTTTCCATCATTCAGAAATTTGGCGCCCAAAGTATTTATGGTTCTCTTAAACAAATGTGGACCAATTCTACTTTTAATGAAGTAATAGAAGTTGAAATAGTGGTTTTTTTTGTCCAAATCATTTAGTGGACCAATTTAATGGTTTTCTGTATCCGACCCCTTTCTTTTGGCACGTGAATGAATATTTGCTACTTTTCCATCTCCTTGATGTTGGATATCTGATAATATGACTGTCTTGCTGCTTTCTTCTCCTGTTTAACTTTTAAACAGAGGTATTTTGCTTTATGTCCTGCTTTTCAAAATCACAATAATCAGCTTTTTCCTGGATGTCTCAGTAACCTGCCTTCAGATGCTCTGCTCCTGTTTCAAAGCATGAAGCTAGCAAATGAACAGCCAAATTCCATCACTTTGGTCAGCTTGCTTGGAGCATGTACTCATGTCCTGAATATCAGATTAGGTAGATGTATTCACTCACACATTGTCACCAGTGGTATTGAACTACATGTTGAACTGGAAACAGCCCTCCTGGGAATGTATGCAAAATGCGGGCATATAGAGCAGGCTTTCCACATCTTCAATTCAATGGCTGATAAAAATCTGCAGACCTGGACCATCATGATTTCTGGCCTTGCCGATAATGGTCATGGAGAAGAAGCTGTATCCTTGTTTACCAGCATGGAAGAAGCTGGCTTTAGACCGGACAGCTTGTCATTTTCTGTGATTCTATGTGCTTGTAGTCATAAAGGACTTGTTGATGTGGGTCGTAGATATTTTCATAAAATGGTAAGTATTTATAACATCAGGCCAACTATGGAACACTATGGATGCATGGTGGACATGTTTGGACGTGCTGGAGAATTAGAAGAAGCTTATGATCTTATAAAGAGCATGCCTATAGAGCCCAATTCTGTGATACTGAGGAGTTTCATTAGTGCTTGTAAGCATCATGGTCGTATTCCTTGTGCAAACGAAAATATAAGAGATATTCTGCTCAAAGTAGAGCCTGAACTCGGATCAAACTATGTACTTGCTTCCAGtttgtcttttctttttaatTGCAATGATGCCAACAGCCTAAGATCGGCGATGAAAGAGAAAGGAGTAAAGAAACTTCCTGGTAGTAGTTGGGTGCAGCCGCTTGGTGGTTCTTCAGAGGACAGCATTTGAAGGATCTGGCGACGGTGTTCTGGTTTATGCCAATAAAAGAGGAGTGATTCAGAACCGAGTCACTGCTACATTCGAGTAAAAAGAATGAGCTACggtggaggaaaatgagttctttcttttttgatgatgCCATCAGGCTGATTTACAACTTTAGAGGAGCTAGTGCTTTGACCATTGGGAAGAGAGTTATGCTGGTATTCTGGTAATATAACATTTTTGCATAATTGAAAACCACTGAAAAGGATGTCATGGGAGATAATTTTTGAGAGGAACTCCACATAATTGGTAAAGTTGAAAGAGGACAAGTCGTGATCTGGACTAATTATGAAATGGGAGTCCTGGAAGGAAAGAGGCTGTTTATGCCAGTTCAGAGACACAAGTTGTCGTCTTCCTCGAATTACATAATGGCAATCAACTATACCTCAATCCCAACCTAGTTGTGATTGGTTGTGAGTCTCCTATATTCATTCTATCCTATTCGAGCCCAAGCTTTTCGATACTGGTAAATAATTTCTTGTCTCTTTAAACTACTGTCTTCTCAAAAAGGTGGTGAAGATGCTATATTAGAATGCTATTCAGAAATGAGTTTAACCTAAATGACACCTTTGCATGGGATGAAACTCAGGTTAAAAACTTTGAGGTGTTGCTGTGTCTTGGGCTGACAACACGGGAAACAAATTGAAAAAGCTTTTTGAGTGTCAAGAGTCATGCAAGCTTAAACTTTCTAATGTATGTCATCACTTTGGGCAAGCCGATTGTCACTGAACTTTAAAACTTTCATGTCATGCTGGGACTACGTCCTCTCCTAGAACCTCTGAAATGAAGGACAATCAAGGAGTGAACATGTCATTAAAGGcggattcagaatttaaacctAATGGGTTTAACCTTGCACTGAACTCGTTGCACTGTTAAAATTATGGGTTCAGATCTAAACTTGTTGATATTTTAGTAGGTTTTTACATATATAATTATACTCCATGTCGAAAGTTTTGAATTGAGATGAACCCATAACCAAAAGGCTGCATTCGCCTTTGCATGTCATGCTGGTATATTTTTGTTGTATGTaatatttggaaagtgaagcttTGGTAGTTTTATTACTCAAACTAGCAAAATTTATTTGGGTTGATATAACTCCTTTTCACAAGTTATCTACTTTTAAAGTATTTCTCCGAACGATCTGGAAGTTCCAATATGCATCACTTAGACAACCATTTGCATGTGTagtgtcatgggctgctttccagacacgtcccatgaccccttggccgcgccccatggcggcctagcaagcctcacaatgcctagcgccatggtcggccccgtggtcttggctgcgccaagtgacaagcgcgcatgcgcctctgtcgccccaccgatgcctctcgccagcgcccagggctggccaatgacaacagcgccgcgcgccccgacaatgccgcgcgcgcagatcctgatgcctcgccagcgcccagctgcaggcccattccagcagcgcctcgcgcacaaaccctgatgccaagcaccaacgcccagcctcaggccaacacagcaagtgtcgcgcgcgcccacagcaacgcgcgcgcagaccctgacccgcaaggcaaagttgctgccatcggacttagttctaccttgtaataatctaagtccttttcattgtaatcatagtctagtttacatcatttccatttcagtgtgcttctacagctttattaggactagtcatgtaatgatggtttattttttttaagcattattatgggggaccaaacaatcaaacattttcaagcaagcattttctgttgtctctccccctcgacaccgcatctttgtAATCAACATTTTCatttatcaataaaatcatcatcatcattcaaaactcaattctctctc
This genomic stretch from Nicotiana sylvestris chromosome 9, ASM39365v2, whole genome shotgun sequence harbors:
- the LOC104218733 gene encoding pentatricopeptide repeat-containing protein At2g36730-like, giving the protein MISHQIEALFQRSKTTLHLLQLHSLIIKIALDHDEYRLSQFISFSSSISLQFCRTIFDNSPITPPIFAWNTLMREYSKSSTKIESVKLFNQLQRTELKPDKFTLPIVLKSCGHCLMIGTGGSLHSMAFKSGFSSDIHVSNTLMRMYAVFGAIGYARRLFDEMLERDIVSWSSMIAAYVHCNLPSDALLLFQSMKLANEQPNSITLVSLLGACTHVLNIRLGRCIHSHIVTSGIELHVELETALLGMYAKCGHIEQAFHIFNSMADKNLQTWTIMISGLADNGHGEEAVSLFTSMEEAGFRPDSLSFSVILCACSHKGLVDVGRRYFHKMVSIYNIRPTMEHYGCMVDMFGRAGELEEAYDLIKSMPIEPNSVILRSFISACKHHGRIPCANENIRDILLKVEPELGSNYVLASSLSFLFNCNDANSLRSAMKEKGVKKLPGSSWVQPLGGSSEDSI